The Vicinamibacterales bacterium region GTGACAATCAGTTGCACAAGCACCTCGATCGTGTAAGTATCGCGGGCACAACAGACACGTATTCATCAGGACTGCTTATGGCTGGACCGCAACGGCCGTATCGGTGCCTTGTTGGAGCCCTCCGCATGCGCCACCGGGTCTTTTGCTTGAGTGCCTCGATCGCCCTGTTCGTCGCCGCCTCGGCGGCCGGGCAGACCCCGAAAGCCGCCGCCCTCAAGAACCCGGTGGCCTCGACACCTGCCTCGGTCGCCACGGGCCAGCAGGTGTACCAGCGCCAGTGCCGCACGTGCCACGGTGCTTCGGGCAAGGCGGACACGCCGGTCGCCAAACGCATGAATGCGTCGGACCTCACCGATGCCACGTGGACCCACGGGGCCTCGGACGGCGAGATCTTCACCGTCATCAGAGACGGCGCCG contains the following coding sequences:
- a CDS encoding c-type cytochrome: MRHRVFCLSASIALFVAASAAGQTPKAAALKNPVASTPASVATGQQVYQRQCRTCHGASGKADTPVAKRMNASDLTDATWTHGASDGEIFTVIRDGAGPQSTMKPFKDKISDQDAWHLVNYIRSLAGATK